A single Parabacteroides timonensis DNA region contains:
- a CDS encoding DUF488 domain-containing protein codes for MIHIKLKRVYEDPDESDGYRVLVDRLWPRGMKKEALHYDLWEKAITPSPELREWFHQAPDERWEQFAALYKKELAGSDAVKKFVEEIKKYPIVTLLYAAKSPDHNHALILKEYLEKVV; via the coding sequence ATGATACATATTAAATTAAAACGAGTTTATGAAGATCCTGATGAGTCGGATGGTTATAGGGTTTTGGTAGACCGTCTATGGCCAAGGGGAATGAAGAAGGAGGCTCTGCATTATGATTTATGGGAAAAAGCGATAACACCTTCTCCGGAGTTACGTGAATGGTTTCATCAGGCACCCGATGAGAGATGGGAGCAGTTTGCTGCTTTGTATAAAAAGGAGTTGGCAGGTTCGGATGCCGTTAAAAAGTTTGTTGAAGAAATAAAGAAATATCCGATTGTTACTTTGCTTTATGCTGCCAAGAGTCCGGATCATAATCATGCTTTGATATTGAAAGAATATTTGGAAAAAGTCGTTTGA
- a CDS encoding DHA2 family efflux MFS transporter permease subunit, translated as MDKTDNTSNSSYKWLVLGNIMIGTFMAVLDSTVVNTGLPAIMGTLGASINTAEWVLTGYMLAIASILPAAAWLSDRFGYKKIYFLSLLVFTFGSFMCGNSTSIEELIFWRVIEGLGCGAIMPVGMAIVSNVFPPEQRGMALGFWAIASAASVSFGPSIGGYLVDNMNWNYIFYVNVPVGALALFFTAILQKEYKAQTVQPFDIPGFITSAIFLPLFMYGLSEVNSSTNTQGWNSPIVLGSMWISAVMFILFIYFELTVKYPLINLRIFKDRNFALSNLMMFIFGIGMFGSTFLIPLYLQNNLGYSAFQAGMFFIPVGIIQGFCSPAAGALGQKINPKILIAAGLILMSLSFYLNFYLSFLTEKWYIMLSLYLRGVGMGILFTPLLTLSLAKIGVDMMAQASSITNIVRQMGGSFGVAIFSHMLTGRTSYHTQRYSEALNYTGEVYQQTIDKLSAFASQTAGATEQSARSLAEQLITKRLELEAYIGGINDDFYIAFIVTMICILPVFWLRRVRKEKIKKQ; from the coding sequence ATGGACAAAACGGATAACACAAGCAACAGTTCGTATAAATGGCTGGTACTGGGCAATATTATGATCGGTACATTCATGGCTGTGCTCGACTCGACCGTTGTCAACACTGGGCTGCCTGCCATTATGGGTACGCTCGGGGCAAGTATCAATACGGCCGAATGGGTACTTACCGGTTATATGCTGGCAATCGCCAGTATCCTGCCGGCAGCTGCCTGGTTATCCGACCGCTTCGGATATAAAAAGATTTATTTCCTCTCCCTGTTGGTCTTCACTTTCGGCTCGTTCATGTGCGGCAACTCCACCTCTATCGAGGAATTAATCTTCTGGCGCGTGATCGAAGGACTCGGCTGCGGGGCTATCATGCCGGTGGGTATGGCTATCGTCAGCAATGTATTCCCTCCTGAACAACGAGGGATGGCACTGGGGTTCTGGGCAATCGCTTCGGCAGCATCGGTATCGTTCGGCCCGTCTATCGGGGGTTACCTGGTAGATAATATGAACTGGAACTATATATTTTATGTAAACGTTCCGGTCGGGGCACTGGCCTTGTTCTTTACGGCTATTTTGCAGAAAGAGTATAAAGCACAGACGGTACAGCCTTTCGACATACCGGGATTTATTACATCAGCTATCTTCCTTCCTTTATTTATGTATGGCCTGTCGGAAGTAAACTCGTCGACCAACACACAGGGGTGGAACAGTCCGATAGTATTAGGTTCCATGTGGATATCGGCTGTCATGTTTATTCTGTTCATCTACTTTGAACTGACTGTAAAATACCCGCTTATCAACCTGCGTATATTTAAAGATCGGAATTTCGCACTCTCCAACCTGATGATGTTCATATTCGGTATCGGAATGTTCGGAAGTACGTTCCTGATCCCTCTTTATCTGCAAAACAACCTGGGATATTCGGCGTTTCAAGCTGGTATGTTTTTTATCCCGGTGGGGATCATCCAGGGTTTCTGTTCGCCCGCCGCCGGCGCTTTAGGACAGAAGATCAACCCGAAGATACTGATTGCCGCCGGACTGATCCTGATGTCACTCAGCTTCTATCTCAACTTTTACCTGTCTTTTCTTACAGAGAAATGGTATATCATGCTGAGTCTTTACCTGCGCGGTGTCGGCATGGGAATACTTTTCACCCCGTTATTAACCTTGTCGCTGGCTAAAATCGGAGTGGATATGATGGCACAGGCATCCAGTATCACCAATATCGTCCGCCAGATGGGTGGTAGCTTCGGCGTTGCAATCTTCAGCCACATGCTTACCGGGCGTACCAGTTATCATACCCAGCGTTACAGCGAAGCCTTGAACTATACCGGAGAAGTCTACCAGCAGACCATCGACAAGCTAAGTGCTTTCGCCTCACAAACCGCCGGAGCCACCGAACAGTCCGCCCGCTCCCTGGCCGAACAACTCATAACCAAACGACTCGAACTCGAAGCATACATCGGCGGTATCAACGACGATTTCTACATCGCATTCATCGTCACAATGATTTGTATCCTCCCGGTTTTCTGGCTTCGAAGGGTGAGAAAAGAGAAAATAAAAAAACAATAG
- a CDS encoding cofactor-independent phosphoglycerate mutase, which yields MKSIIILGDGMADEPIEALGGKTPMQYADTPYMDKLAAMGVTGQMKTVADGFHPGSEVANMAVLGYDLPKVYEGRGVLEAASIGVTLQPGEMAMRCNLICVEGEILKNHSAGHIHTEEADELIQFLNEKLGSDRVKFYTGVSYRHLLVIKGGDKRLDCTPPHDVPLHPFRPLMVKPEVAKAKETADLLNDLILQSQEILKDHPVNLKRIAAGKDPANSIWPWSPGYRPAMQTMQEMYGFEKGSVISAVDLIRGIGVYAGLEVINVEGATGLYDTNYEGKAYAALEALKTNDFVYLHVEASDEAGHEGDVDLKIKTIEYLDKRAIRIIYEELQKWNEPVAIAVLPDHPTPCSIRTHTNTPVPFLIYKPGQEPDSVTCFDEFSVLTGKYGVLEKDEFIKELL from the coding sequence ATGAAAAGTATTATAATTCTGGGAGACGGCATGGCCGACGAACCCATCGAGGCACTTGGAGGCAAGACTCCCATGCAATATGCAGATACTCCCTATATGGACAAGCTGGCCGCAATGGGAGTCACCGGGCAAATGAAAACAGTTGCCGACGGTTTTCATCCGGGCAGCGAAGTTGCCAACATGGCCGTATTGGGATACGACTTACCCAAAGTATACGAAGGACGTGGTGTATTGGAAGCAGCCAGTATCGGTGTCACCCTCCAACCGGGTGAGATGGCGATGCGTTGCAACCTGATCTGTGTGGAAGGAGAAATACTGAAAAACCATTCCGCCGGACATATTCACACCGAAGAAGCCGACGAATTAATACAATTCCTCAACGAGAAACTGGGCTCCGACCGGGTTAAGTTCTATACAGGAGTATCTTATCGCCACCTGCTAGTGATAAAAGGCGGCGATAAAAGACTGGATTGCACGCCCCCGCACGATGTGCCCCTCCATCCTTTCCGTCCTCTGATGGTAAAACCCGAAGTTGCTAAAGCAAAAGAGACAGCCGATCTATTGAACGACCTGATCCTGCAATCACAGGAAATATTAAAGGATCATCCCGTAAACCTCAAACGGATTGCCGCAGGAAAAGATCCGGCCAACAGTATCTGGCCCTGGTCGCCCGGTTATCGTCCTGCCATGCAGACTATGCAGGAAATGTACGGATTTGAAAAAGGCTCCGTTATTTCCGCTGTCGACCTGATCCGTGGTATCGGTGTTTATGCCGGACTCGAGGTGATCAATGTGGAAGGAGCTACCGGTTTATACGACACAAACTATGAGGGCAAAGCGTATGCCGCCCTTGAAGCCCTTAAGACAAACGATTTCGTTTACCTTCACGTAGAAGCCAGCGATGAAGCCGGACACGAAGGAGATGTCGACCTGAAAATAAAAACAATCGAGTATCTTGATAAGCGGGCCATCCGTATTATTTACGAAGAGTTACAGAAATGGAATGAACCGGTCGCCATTGCCGTACTCCCCGATCACCCGACACCTTGCTCGATCCGTACACATACCAACACACCTGTTCCTTTCCTGATCTATAAACCAGGACAGGAACCGGATTCAGTAACTTGTTTCGACGAGTTCTCCGTATTGACAGGAAAGTATGGCGTACTTGAAAAAGATGAATTTATAAAGGAATTATTATGA
- a CDS encoding sodium:solute symporter, with protein MELSILDFIVFFAFMAGTLLFGCSFFSKNRNSNEYTSAGGRLPAWVVGMSIFATYVSSISFLALPGNAYMGNWNPFVFSLSIPIASWIAAKYFVPFYRNISSISAYSYLEERFGYWARVYASCCYLLTQVARIGSVLYLMALPLHSMLGWSIPVIIVVSGLCVVIYSVLGGITAVIWTDAIQGIVLIAGALACVLVLLFSMPEGPSQLFSIAMEYDKFSLGSFGPELSTTTFWVTLVYGLFINLQNYGIDQNYVQRYKTAKDDKSARSAALFGGLLYVPVSMFFFFIGTALFAYYTVSPELLPEGITNDAVFPYFIVHGLPTGITGLLIAAICAAGMSTVSTSINSSATIILTDFFQHKRKMTDKQNMYVLYGTSFILGILGMGLGLAMMSVQSALEAWWSLAAIFSGGMLGLFLLGYMAKRVKSIHAMVGVICGVILIAWMSFGNNTVFHSYLTIVFGTILIFLVGFLLSLFAGKQGSK; from the coding sequence ATGGAACTATCAATACTCGACTTTATCGTTTTCTTTGCCTTTATGGCAGGGACTTTACTATTTGGATGCTCGTTTTTTTCTAAAAACAGGAATTCGAACGAATATACATCTGCTGGAGGTAGATTACCTGCCTGGGTGGTGGGGATGTCCATCTTTGCAACCTATGTCAGTAGTATCAGCTTTCTGGCATTGCCAGGGAATGCTTATATGGGAAACTGGAATCCGTTTGTATTCAGTTTGTCTATTCCAATAGCCTCCTGGATAGCAGCTAAATACTTTGTCCCTTTTTATCGGAATATCAGTAGTATATCTGCCTATAGTTATTTAGAAGAAAGATTCGGATATTGGGCCAGGGTATATGCATCCTGTTGCTATTTATTGACACAGGTGGCCAGGATCGGCTCTGTTTTGTATTTAATGGCTTTGCCGTTGCACTCTATGTTAGGCTGGAGTATACCGGTTATTATTGTTGTTTCCGGACTTTGTGTGGTTATTTATTCTGTGTTAGGCGGGATAACAGCTGTAATATGGACAGATGCTATACAAGGTATCGTTTTGATTGCCGGAGCACTGGCTTGCGTATTGGTTTTATTGTTTTCTATGCCAGAAGGCCCTTCACAATTGTTTTCTATTGCGATGGAATATGATAAATTCTCATTAGGTAGTTTTGGACCAGAGTTGAGTACTACTACTTTCTGGGTAACATTGGTGTATGGTCTTTTTATCAATTTGCAGAATTATGGTATCGATCAGAATTATGTACAGCGTTATAAAACAGCTAAAGATGACAAAAGTGCACGCTCTGCTGCTTTATTTGGCGGCCTTCTATATGTTCCGGTAAGTATGTTTTTCTTTTTTATAGGAACTGCTCTGTTCGCTTATTATACAGTGTCACCGGAATTACTTCCTGAAGGTATAACCAATGATGCTGTTTTCCCGTATTTTATTGTTCATGGTTTGCCGACTGGCATTACAGGTCTATTGATTGCTGCTATTTGTGCTGCGGGTATGAGTACTGTTTCAACCAGTATCAATAGTTCTGCCACTATTATTCTGACAGATTTCTTTCAACATAAACGAAAAATGACGGATAAACAGAATATGTATGTTCTTTATGGAACTTCTTTTATTTTAGGTATTCTGGGGATGGGATTAGGCTTGGCTATGATGTCTGTACAGAGTGCCCTTGAAGCCTGGTGGAGTTTAGCTGCTATATTTAGCGGAGGAATGTTAGGACTTTTCTTACTGGGATATATGGCAAAGCGAGTAAAGAGTATTCATGCGATGGTTGGAGTTATTTGTGGGGTTATTCTGATTGCCTGGATGAGTTTCGGTAATAATACGGTATTCCATAGCTATCTGACTATTGTATTTGGAACAATTTTAATATTTTTAGTAGGGTTCTTATTATCTCTATTCGCTGGAAAACAGGGTAGTAAATAG
- the thrC gene encoding threonine synthase, with product MKYYSTNKKAPLATLEEAVVKGLASDKGLYMPEHITRLDEGTIDNMKNQSFHEIACTVAQAFFGEDIEPETLDEIVKDTLSFETPVVHVHDNIYSLELFHGPTLAFKDVGGRFMARLLGYFIKKEGLKEVNVLVATSGDTGSAVANGFLGVPGIHVYVLYPKGKVSPIQECQFTTLGQNITALEIDGTFDDCQALVKSAFMDEELNRHMKLTSANSINVARFLPQSFYYFNAYAQLDKIGKADNLVISVPSGNFGNITAGIFANWMGLPVKRFIAANNRNDVFLKYLETGVYTPRPSVATIANAMDVGDPSNFARIMDLFDIYGDKHQEICQRITGYRFTDEEIEQTIRYVYKNDGYLLDPHGACGYQALIQNALDADETGLFLETAHPAKFKDTVDRILEANIKIPAKLQAFMKGTKQSIELNKEFDTFKSYLMSK from the coding sequence ATGAAATATTACAGCACAAACAAAAAAGCTCCGCTGGCCACCCTCGAAGAAGCCGTAGTGAAAGGTCTGGCGAGCGACAAAGGGTTATACATGCCCGAACATATTACCAGACTGGATGAAGGTACGATCGATAATATGAAGAATCAGTCTTTCCACGAAATAGCCTGTACGGTAGCACAAGCTTTTTTTGGTGAAGATATCGAACCGGAGACTCTGGATGAAATTGTCAAAGACACTTTGTCATTCGAAACTCCGGTAGTACATGTACATGACAATATTTACAGTCTTGAATTGTTCCACGGTCCAACGTTGGCGTTTAAAGATGTCGGCGGTCGTTTTATGGCCCGTCTGTTGGGGTATTTCATCAAAAAGGAAGGCCTGAAAGAAGTCAATGTACTGGTTGCTACTTCCGGAGATACCGGAAGCGCCGTAGCCAACGGATTTCTGGGAGTGCCGGGTATTCATGTGTATGTGCTTTATCCGAAAGGAAAAGTCAGTCCGATCCAGGAATGCCAGTTCACTACATTGGGACAAAACATTACTGCTTTGGAGATAGACGGAACTTTCGACGATTGCCAGGCATTGGTTAAGTCAGCTTTTATGGATGAGGAACTGAACCGTCATATGAAACTGACCTCAGCTAATTCAATCAATGTGGCCCGTTTCCTTCCGCAGTCCTTTTACTATTTCAATGCTTATGCACAATTAGATAAGATTGGTAAAGCCGATAATCTGGTCATTTCTGTTCCCAGCGGTAACTTCGGTAATATCACTGCCGGTATTTTTGCCAACTGGATGGGATTACCCGTTAAACGCTTTATTGCAGCCAACAATCGCAATGATGTATTCCTCAAATACCTGGAAACTGGAGTTTATACTCCGCGTCCTTCAGTTGCTACGATTGCAAATGCGATGGACGTCGGCGATCCGAGTAACTTTGCCCGTATCATGGATCTGTTCGATATCTATGGAGATAAACATCAGGAAATATGCCAACGTATCACCGGCTATCGCTTCACCGACGAAGAGATCGAACAGACAATCAGATATGTATATAAGAACGATGGATATCTACTCGACCCACACGGTGCTTGTGGCTACCAGGCCTTGATACAAAATGCACTTGATGCCGACGAAACCGGTTTATTCCTGGAAACAGCCCATCCGGCTAAATTCAAAGATACAGTCGACCGTATCCTGGAAGCAAATATTAAAATTCCTGCTAAATTGCAGGCATTCATGAAAGGTACGAAACAAAGTATCGAACTAAACAAAGAGTTCGATACATTCAAGTCGTATCTGATGTCAAAATAA
- a CDS encoding LacI family DNA-binding transcriptional regulator, which translates to MKRISIKDIAQAVGVSTATVSLVLTGKNKNGRVGKEMSEKIKKVAHEMNYQPNRLAMSLQSGRSQTIGLLVADISNPFFGTLAFYVQEEMEKAGYAVIIMNTDESDLQMERMISLLRSRQVDGFIIVPTEFGEKNIAQLVNNHIPLVLIDRYYPSLQVNSVLIDNYQVAHEATRYLIDIHCKKIALLIYENNQPHMAERERGYTNALKDAGLYDEGLVKKVRYKFMDEDIIGAITWLAQKRKDMDGILFATNTIAMTGIKQLLNLKFRIEEDVHVVCFDKSDAFDFMPVFIPYIHQPIADMGRLASQLLIKQIEEEETDDKLIHKLSAKLMIE; encoded by the coding sequence ATGAAAAGAATATCTATAAAAGATATAGCTCAAGCTGTAGGAGTTTCTACAGCGACTGTATCTCTGGTCTTGACTGGAAAAAATAAAAATGGTCGTGTCGGAAAGGAAATGTCTGAAAAGATAAAAAAGGTAGCTCATGAAATGAATTATCAGCCGAACAGGTTAGCAATGAGTTTGCAAAGTGGTCGTTCACAGACGATAGGACTGCTTGTTGCTGATATATCCAACCCTTTTTTCGGTACATTGGCTTTTTATGTGCAGGAAGAAATGGAAAAAGCAGGATATGCTGTTATTATAATGAATACAGACGAAAGTGATTTGCAGATGGAAAGGATGATAAGTCTGTTAAGAAGTCGCCAGGTTGATGGATTTATTATTGTTCCAACTGAATTCGGAGAGAAAAATATCGCACAACTTGTAAATAACCATATACCTTTAGTTTTGATAGACCGTTATTATCCATCATTGCAAGTAAATAGTGTATTAATTGATAATTATCAGGTTGCTCATGAAGCGACCCGATATTTAATAGATATTCATTGTAAGAAAATAGCATTGCTTATTTATGAGAATAACCAACCTCATATGGCTGAACGTGAAAGAGGGTACACTAATGCATTGAAAGATGCCGGTTTATATGATGAAGGGTTAGTAAAAAAAGTACGTTATAAATTTATGGACGAAGATATCATTGGGGCAATAACCTGGCTGGCTCAAAAAAGGAAAGATATGGATGGCATTCTTTTTGCAACAAACACGATTGCTATGACTGGAATCAAGCAATTGTTGAATTTGAAATTTCGGATAGAAGAAGACGTGCATGTTGTTTGTTTTGATAAAAGTGATGCCTTTGATTTCATGCCGGTTTTTATTCCTTATATTCATCAGCCAATAGCGGATATGGGACGATTAGCATCTCAACTATTAATAAAGCAAATTGAGGAAGAGGAAACTGATGATAAGTTGATTCATAAATTATCAGCCAAATTAATGATAGAATAG
- a CDS encoding DUF5856 family protein, whose protein sequence is MSTTVKSEQKEKVAHTSNKELATFIGELFSFNSSLKLFHWSVTGTGSYAKHMALDEAIASLLDVIDRITETTYAMVGDMQIAIPETKTPKDIVKHATDFYNYVEKHRDLFPEAFSQSIIDDYQEAIQQLLYRLIRLQ, encoded by the coding sequence ATGAGTACAACAGTAAAATCAGAACAAAAAGAAAAAGTAGCTCATACTTCAAATAAAGAGCTTGCAACATTTATTGGAGAACTGTTTTCCTTCAACAGTAGTTTAAAATTATTCCACTGGAGTGTAACCGGAACGGGTAGCTACGCTAAACATATGGCTTTGGATGAAGCCATCGCTTCTTTATTGGATGTGATCGACAGAATTACAGAAACAACATACGCCATGGTTGGTGACATGCAGATTGCAATTCCCGAAACCAAAACTCCGAAGGACATTGTAAAACATGCTACGGATTTCTACAACTATGTAGAAAAACACAGAGATCTGTTTCCCGAAGCATTCTCTCAATCTATTATCGATGATTATCAGGAAGCAATCCAGCAATTGCTTTACAGGTTAATCAGATTGCAGTAA
- the thrA gene encoding bifunctional aspartate kinase/homoserine dehydrogenase I: MKVLKFGGTSVGSVNSILSVKKIVEAIEEPVIVVVSALGGITDKLLATSVMASKGDVGYEREFSEIITRHLDVIEGVIPDKMQRIEVQKKVMSLLDELGNIFKGVYLINDLSAKTSDTIVSYGERISSLIVSNVIEDARLFDSRKFIKTIKQFNKHIVDFEQTNQLIKETFNPLPKVSLVPGFISSSTENGEVTNLGRGGSDYTASILATALDANVLEIWTDVDGFMTADPRVISSAYVIDRLTFTEAMELCNFGAKVIYPPTIYPVYHKNIPIRILNTFNPEAPGTYISKEKVKEEGKAIIKGISSINDTCLITVQGLGMVGVIGVNYRIFKTLAKSGISVFMVSQASSENNTTFAVRNADADLAVQVLDEEFALERAQGDMNDTVAEKDLATVAIVGENMKRTPGIAGKLFGTLGSAGISVIACAQGASETNISFVIKLKYLRKALNSIHDSFFLSQYKVLNLFIAGVGTVGGNLLEQIRIQQPKLMQQNGLKLNVVGVSNSKRALFLREGLNLENCIDELKKNGEESSPEHLKEEILKMNIFNSVFVDCTANSAVSDLYETLLNNNVSVVAANKVAASSSYSNYIKLKETARHRGVKFLFETNVGAGLPIINTMNDLINSGDHILKLEAVLSGTLNYIFNTLSADIPFSKAILMAKEEGYSEPDPRIDLSGKDVLRKLVILAREAGYKVEQEDVQRKLFIPEKFFEGSLDEFWCKIKEVDAEFESKRQQLEAENKRFRFVAKMENGACEIGLQEVDSHHPFYELEGSNNIIMISTERYHEYPMIIKGYGAGADVTAAGVFADIISIANIR, from the coding sequence ATGAAAGTATTGAAATTCGGCGGAACGTCCGTAGGTTCCGTGAATAGTATTCTGAGTGTAAAGAAGATAGTAGAGGCTATTGAAGAGCCTGTAATCGTTGTCGTTTCTGCCCTGGGAGGCATCACAGACAAGTTGTTGGCAACTTCTGTCATGGCATCCAAAGGGGATGTTGGATACGAAAGGGAGTTTTCCGAAATCATAACACGTCACCTGGACGTGATTGAAGGCGTTATACCCGACAAGATGCAGCGGATAGAAGTACAGAAAAAAGTCATGAGCCTACTCGACGAACTGGGGAATATCTTTAAAGGTGTGTACCTGATCAATGACTTGTCTGCCAAGACTTCCGACACGATCGTCAGCTATGGGGAACGTATCTCTTCCCTGATCGTTTCGAATGTGATTGAAGATGCACGGTTGTTTGATTCACGCAAGTTTATCAAAACGATCAAGCAATTCAATAAGCATATTGTCGACTTCGAACAGACCAATCAACTGATTAAAGAAACATTCAATCCGCTACCCAAAGTATCGCTGGTTCCCGGCTTCATCTCATCGAGCACGGAAAACGGGGAAGTAACGAACCTGGGACGTGGTGGTTCCGACTATACGGCCTCTATCCTGGCTACTGCCCTTGATGCCAACGTACTCGAAATATGGACAGACGTGGATGGTTTCATGACTGCCGACCCTCGTGTGATCAGTTCTGCTTATGTGATCGACCGGCTTACATTCACCGAAGCAATGGAGTTATGTAACTTCGGTGCCAAAGTGATCTATCCGCCAACGATCTATCCGGTATATCATAAGAATATTCCGATCCGTATCCTGAACACATTCAATCCGGAGGCACCGGGAACTTATATTTCCAAAGAAAAAGTTAAGGAAGAAGGTAAAGCCATTATTAAAGGTATCTCTTCTATTAACGACACCTGCCTGATCACCGTTCAGGGTTTGGGTATGGTAGGTGTGATCGGTGTTAACTATCGCATCTTTAAGACATTGGCAAAAAGCGGCATCAGCGTATTTATGGTATCACAGGCCAGTTCTGAAAACAATACCACATTCGCTGTCCGTAACGCAGATGCCGACCTGGCCGTGCAGGTACTCGATGAAGAGTTTGCACTGGAACGCGCTCAGGGTGATATGAACGATACCGTAGCAGAAAAAGATCTGGCTACCGTAGCCATCGTTGGTGAAAACATGAAACGTACCCCAGGTATCGCCGGAAAGCTGTTCGGTACATTAGGTAGTGCCGGTATAAGCGTTATTGCCTGTGCCCAAGGTGCTTCCGAAACCAATATCTCGTTCGTTATCAAACTTAAATATCTGCGTAAGGCATTAAACTCTATCCACGACTCCTTTTTTCTGTCACAATATAAAGTTTTAAACCTGTTCATCGCCGGTGTTGGTACTGTCGGTGGAAACTTACTGGAGCAGATCCGTATCCAGCAACCGAAGTTAATGCAACAGAACGGACTGAAACTGAATGTCGTAGGAGTATCCAACAGTAAACGGGCTCTCTTCTTGCGTGAAGGTCTTAACCTCGAAAACTGTATCGACGAACTAAAGAAAAACGGAGAAGAAAGCTCCCCAGAACATCTGAAAGAAGAGATACTGAAAATGAATATCTTCAACTCTGTCTTTGTTGATTGTACAGCCAACTCGGCCGTTTCCGATCTGTATGAAACACTGCTCAATAACAACGTTTCGGTAGTGGCTGCTAATAAAGTTGCCGCCTCTTCTTCTTACAGTAATTATATCAAGTTGAAGGAAACAGCCCGTCATCGTGGTGTAAAGTTCCTGTTCGAAACAAACGTTGGTGCCGGACTTCCCATCATCAATACGATGAATGACCTGATAAACAGTGGAGATCATATATTAAAACTGGAAGCAGTCCTTTCCGGTACATTAAATTATATATTTAATACACTTAGCGCAGACATCCCTTTCAGCAAAGCCATCCTGATGGCTAAAGAGGAAGGATATTCCGAACCCGATCCACGTATCGACCTAAGTGGTAAAGACGTGCTCCGCAAACTGGTTATCCTGGCACGCGAAGCCGGCTATAAGGTTGAACAGGAAGATGTTCAGCGTAAATTATTCATTCCTGAAAAATTCTTTGAAGGATCGTTGGATGAGTTCTGGTGTAAGATAAAAGAAGTCGATGCCGAATTCGAAAGCAAACGCCAGCAACTGGAGGCAGAAAACAAACGTTTCCGCTTCGTTGCCAAAATGGAAAACGGAGCATGCGAAATCGGATTACAGGAAGTTGACAGCCATCATCCGTTCTACGAACTGGAAGGCAGCAACAACATCATCATGATCTCAACCGAAAGATACCACGAATATCCCATGATTATAAAAGGATATGGCGCCGGAGCCGACGTAACGGCAGCAGGCGTATTCGCCGATATAATCTCCATAGCAAATATTCGATAA